In the genome of Thermithiobacillus tepidarius DSM 3134, one region contains:
- the narL gene encoding two-component system response regulator NarL has protein sequence MPRRRSVLVIDDHPLFRKGVVQLLQSRDDYEVAGEAPSGAEGIDLARRLRPDCILLDLNLKDMSGIDVLKSLKAHDAGACVLMLTVSDAAEDLVDALRGGADGYLLKDADPQELLSGLHAAAQGRVAVSSLLTGILAQALRGDALPRTPAEAGLTAQERAILEHVADGQSNKVIARELGISEGTVKVHVKHLLKKLRLRSRVEAAVWAVEHGYRPNPTHNGSRR, from the coding sequence ATGCCTCGGCGCCGCTCAGTGCTCGTCATCGACGATCACCCCCTGTTCCGCAAGGGCGTGGTGCAGCTTCTGCAATCCCGGGACGACTACGAGGTCGCGGGCGAAGCGCCCTCCGGCGCCGAAGGCATCGACTTGGCCCGGCGGCTGCGGCCCGATTGCATCCTACTGGACCTCAACCTCAAGGACATGAGCGGCATCGACGTGCTGAAATCGCTCAAGGCACACGATGCCGGCGCCTGCGTGCTCATGTTGACCGTCTCGGACGCGGCGGAGGACCTGGTCGACGCCCTGCGCGGCGGCGCCGATGGCTACCTGCTCAAGGACGCGGATCCGCAGGAACTGCTGTCGGGCCTGCACGCCGCCGCCCAGGGGCGCGTGGCCGTCAGCAGTCTCCTCACCGGCATCCTGGCCCAGGCCCTGCGCGGGGACGCCCTGCCCAGGACACCCGCGGAAGCCGGCCTCACCGCGCAGGAGCGCGCCATCCTCGAACACGTTGCAGATGGGCAGAGCAACAAGGTGATCGCCCGGGAACTGGGCATCAGCGAGGGCACGGTCAAGGTGCATGTGAAGCACCTGCTGAAAAAACTCCGGCTGCGCTCGCGGGTGGAGGCGGCCGTCTGGGCCGTGGAGCACGGCTACCGGCCAAATCCCACGCACAACGGCAGTCGCCGGTGA
- a CDS encoding MBL fold metallo-hydrolase produces the protein MIFRQLFDPTTSTLTYLLGDEATRQAVLIDSVLEQVDRDLALLQELGLTLAYTLETHIHADHVSGAKRLRELTGCKISVPDPAKLDCADLLVREGEPLQLGSLRIEPLHTPGHTDVDFCYRVGDRVFTGDTLLIDGCGRTDFQSGDAAALYRSVQDKLFTLPGETLVYPGHDYNHRRVSSIEQERLRNPRLGGGKTLDEFVAIMDNLNLPKPAQIERAVPANLGCGRAAAGA, from the coding sequence ATGATTTTCCGGCAACTGTTCGATCCGACCACCTCCACCCTCACCTACCTGCTCGGCGACGAGGCCACGCGCCAGGCGGTGCTCATCGACTCCGTGCTGGAGCAGGTGGACCGCGACCTGGCCTTGCTGCAGGAACTCGGCCTGACCCTGGCCTATACCCTGGAAACCCACATCCACGCCGACCACGTCTCCGGCGCCAAGCGCCTGCGCGAGCTGACCGGCTGCAAGATCAGCGTGCCCGACCCGGCCAAGCTGGACTGCGCGGACCTTCTGGTGCGCGAGGGCGAACCGCTGCAGCTGGGCAGCCTGCGCATCGAGCCGTTGCATACGCCCGGGCATACGGACGTGGATTTCTGCTATCGGGTGGGCGACCGCGTCTTCACCGGCGACACCCTGCTCATCGACGGCTGCGGACGCACCGACTTCCAGAGCGGCGATGCCGCCGCCCTGTACCGTTCGGTGCAGGACAAGCTCTTCACCCTGCCGGGCGAGACCCTGGTCTACCCGGGCCACGACTACAACCACCGGCGGGTGTCCAGCATCGAGCAGGAGCGCCTGCGCAATCCGCGCCTGGGCGGCGGCAAGACCCTGGACGAGTTCGTGGCCATCATGGACAACCTGAACCTGCCCAAGCCGGCGCAGATCGAGCGCGCCGTGCCGGCCAACCTGGGCTGCGGCCGGGCGGCCGCGGGCGCTTAG
- a CDS encoding Crp/Fnr family transcriptional regulator — translation MLNDADTTLLRQAPLFSALSPDELAQIAANARSLELETGALLFREGDKADAFYFIVSGGMRLFKLAPDGNEKVIELIQAGETFAEAVVFLGGRYPVYAAALGPARLLRIDMADFIRTLKANNSMAMKMLASISLRLHQLINDVRALSLETAGQRVAGYLLEHCPAQSGTATFQLPAHKNVIASRLGIKPETFSRVLASLRDLGLIELDGPQIRIPDLGKLRHWRETCV, via the coding sequence ATGCTCAATGACGCCGACACCACGCTGCTGCGGCAGGCGCCGCTTTTTTCCGCGCTGAGCCCCGACGAACTGGCCCAGATCGCGGCCAATGCCCGTTCCCTGGAACTGGAGACGGGCGCGCTGCTGTTTCGCGAGGGGGACAAGGCGGACGCCTTTTACTTCATCGTCAGCGGCGGCATGCGCCTGTTCAAGCTGGCGCCGGACGGCAACGAGAAGGTGATCGAGCTCATTCAGGCGGGCGAGACCTTCGCCGAGGCCGTGGTCTTTCTCGGCGGGCGCTATCCGGTCTACGCCGCGGCCCTGGGACCGGCCCGGCTGCTGCGCATCGACATGGCGGATTTCATCCGCACCCTCAAGGCCAACAACAGTATGGCCATGAAGATGCTGGCCAGCATCAGCCTGCGCCTGCATCAGCTCATCAACGACGTGCGCGCCCTCAGCCTGGAGACCGCCGGGCAGCGGGTGGCCGGCTATCTGCTCGAGCACTGTCCCGCCCAGTCGGGCACGGCGACCTTCCAACTGCCCGCCCACAAGAACGTCATCGCCTCGCGGCTGGGCATCAAGCCGGAGACCTTTTCCCGGGTGCTGGCCTCCCTGCGCGACCTTGGCCTGATCGAGCTGGACGGTCCGCAGATCCGCATTCCCGATCTGGGCAAGCTGCGGCACTGGCGCGAAACCTGCGTTTGA
- a CDS encoding glycine cleavage system protein H: MAEYRGCELPDDLFFDLDYVWIRPEEDGTVTLGITDPAQTMAGRVQKIRIKKVGTVLAAGRHVATLESGKWAGGVPCPFAGTVVAVNEAVLEMPNLVNIDPYHDAWIAKVRPDDPEHAFDTLATGAAAVEALQKWIDRYDVQCMRCAE, encoded by the coding sequence ATGGCAGAATACCGCGGTTGTGAGTTGCCCGACGATTTGTTCTTCGATCTCGACTATGTGTGGATCCGGCCGGAGGAGGACGGCACCGTCACCCTGGGCATCACCGATCCGGCCCAGACCATGGCCGGGCGGGTGCAGAAGATCCGCATCAAGAAGGTGGGCACGGTCCTGGCGGCCGGCCGGCACGTGGCCACCCTGGAGAGCGGCAAGTGGGCCGGCGGCGTGCCCTGCCCCTTCGCCGGTACCGTGGTCGCGGTCAACGAAGCGGTGCTGGAGATGCCCAACCTGGTCAACATCGATCCTTACCACGACGCCTGGATCGCCAAGGTGCGCCCCGACGACCCCGAGCACGCCTTCGACACCCTGGCGACCGGCGCGGCCGCCGTCGAGGCCCTGCAGAAGTGGATCGACCGCTACGACGTGCAGTGCATGCGCTGCGCGGAATGA
- a CDS encoding ArsR/SmtB family transcription factor encodes MANPRFALFSEVFAALAHPKRLEIIHILGRGEHTAGQLVELTGLSKANVSQHLNVLKARGLVHCEKCGTFCHYTLTTPKVLEACELMRQVVVEQMEEFTETRRALATVLPFPEDQKERG; translated from the coding sequence GTGGCCAACCCGCGCTTCGCCCTCTTCTCCGAGGTCTTCGCCGCCCTCGCCCACCCCAAGCGCCTGGAGATCATCCACATTCTGGGCCGCGGCGAGCACACCGCCGGTCAGCTGGTGGAGCTGACCGGCCTGTCCAAGGCCAACGTTTCCCAACATCTCAACGTCCTCAAGGCACGCGGGCTGGTGCATTGCGAGAAGTGCGGCACCTTCTGCCACTACACCCTGACCACGCCCAAGGTGCTGGAGGCCTGCGAGCTGATGCGCCAGGTCGTCGTCGAGCAGATGGAGGAATTCACGGAAACGCGCCGGGCCCTGGCGACGGTGCTGCCCTTCCCCGAGGACCAGAAGGAGCGGGGATGA
- a CDS encoding rhodanese-like domain-containing protein gives MDRYERHLQHLEAALPHLDPTAVQALLKRGEAVLVDVREPDEFAAAHIPGALNLPRFRLEARIETAVPDPAARLILYCGSRGRSTLAAATLRDMGLDAMVLKGGLRAWEEAGLAVEGAK, from the coding sequence ATGGACCGCTACGAACGCCACCTGCAGCATCTGGAAGCCGCCCTGCCCCACCTCGATCCCACGGCGGTGCAGGCGCTGCTGAAGCGCGGAGAAGCCGTGCTGGTGGACGTGCGCGAGCCCGACGAATTCGCTGCCGCCCACATCCCCGGCGCCCTCAATCTGCCGCGCTTCCGGCTGGAAGCACGCATCGAAACCGCCGTCCCCGACCCCGCCGCCCGCCTCATCCTCTACTGCGGCAGCCGCGGCCGCTCCACCCTCGCCGCCGCCACCTTGCGGGACATGGGCTTGGATGCAATGGTGCTGAAGGGGGGCCTCAGGGCTTGGGAAGAGGCGGGACTGGCGGTGGAAGGAGCCAAATGA
- a CDS encoding MFS transporter, translating to MKADALHAELTHGIRSNLSQFLHQLLQVFLVGLTIGMMRNVVPALATTEFGVPQGSFTLLAAFVVAFGFVKGTMNFVAGRLSERLGRRKVLLLGWLSALPIPFLILYGPSWGWIVAATVLLGANQGLTWSMTLTSKLDLSRPEQKGLVNGLNEFSGYFAVAVAGVVTGYLASGLGPRQGLFVFGLIVIVLALALVLLWVRDTLPWAKAESARFAAGKAGGPVARFPRNIADQPSTWEVFTLMSWRDRRMFALCQAGLVEKFTDAIVWVFYPVFLYGRGLSLAETGWVIGVYGAVWGASQLVTGPLSDRIGRQKPITAGMLLCGVGVGLMQLGSGVAWWSASAAITGFGMALLYPNLGAAVADIAHPNWRGSALGIYRFWRDLGYGFGALGLGLVAQLSGQLSAGFWFVAASMIISGLILAVVGEETHPRLNPAPEA from the coding sequence ATGAAGGCGGACGCCCTGCACGCCGAGCTGACGCACGGCATCCGCAGCAACCTGTCGCAGTTCCTGCACCAGCTCCTCCAGGTTTTCCTGGTGGGGCTGACCATCGGCATGATGCGCAACGTGGTGCCGGCCCTGGCCACCACCGAATTCGGCGTACCCCAAGGCTCCTTCACCCTGCTCGCCGCCTTCGTGGTCGCCTTCGGCTTCGTCAAGGGCACCATGAACTTCGTGGCCGGCCGCCTCTCGGAGCGGCTGGGGCGGCGCAAGGTGCTGTTGCTCGGCTGGCTCAGCGCCCTGCCCATTCCCTTCCTGATCCTGTATGGCCCGAGCTGGGGCTGGATCGTGGCGGCCACCGTGCTGCTCGGCGCCAACCAGGGCCTTACCTGGTCCATGACGCTGACCTCCAAGCTTGATCTCAGCCGGCCGGAGCAGAAGGGCCTCGTCAACGGCCTGAACGAGTTTTCCGGCTACTTCGCCGTGGCCGTGGCGGGCGTGGTCACCGGCTATCTGGCCAGCGGCCTCGGGCCGCGCCAGGGGCTCTTCGTCTTTGGCCTGATCGTGATCGTGCTGGCCCTGGCGCTGGTGCTGCTCTGGGTGCGCGACACCCTGCCCTGGGCCAAGGCGGAAAGCGCCCGCTTCGCCGCCGGCAAGGCCGGCGGCCCGGTGGCCCGCTTCCCGCGCAACATCGCCGACCAACCCTCCACCTGGGAGGTCTTCACCCTCATGTCCTGGCGCGACAGGCGCATGTTCGCCCTGTGCCAGGCCGGGCTGGTGGAAAAGTTCACGGATGCCATCGTCTGGGTCTTCTACCCGGTCTTTCTGTACGGCCGCGGCCTGAGCCTGGCCGAAACCGGCTGGGTCATCGGCGTCTACGGCGCCGTCTGGGGCGCCTCCCAGCTCGTCACCGGCCCCCTGTCGGACCGCATCGGCCGGCAGAAGCCCATCACCGCCGGCATGCTCCTGTGCGGCGTCGGCGTCGGCCTCATGCAGCTCGGCAGCGGCGTGGCCTGGTGGTCCGCGTCGGCCGCCATCACCGGCTTCGGCATGGCCCTGCTCTACCCCAACCTGGGCGCGGCGGTGGCCGACATCGCTCATCCCAACTGGCGCGGCTCGGCGCTCGGCATCTACCGCTTCTGGCGCGATCTCGGCTACGGCTTCGGCGCCCTGGGCCTGGGCCTGGTGGCGCAGCTGAGCGGCCAGCTCAGCGCCGGCTTCTGGTTCGTGGCCGCCAGCATGATCATCTCCGGCCTGATCCTCGCCGTGGTCGGCGAGGAAACCCACCCGCGCCTGAACCCGGCGCCCGAGGCATGA
- the cls gene encoding cardiolipin synthase has translation MLHFPRYQNTALARGLMILLACLAAGGCAHRVDGRLHYVTPAPAGVHAPEFRRAAEALGQAEIIDGNQVELLQNGDEIFPTMLRAIAQARHTINFETYIFWSGKVAQRFADALAERARAGVQVNVLLDAVGSRKISPQQLAQMEAAGCQVAWFHPARLRTMGRLNDRTHRRILVVDGRVGFTGSVGIADPWRGRAQSPDHWRDTQVRVTGPAVARMQAAFAEDWQEATGRVFAGDAYYPPLSRTADHPVQVVKSSPAGSGAPTIRMLFDLAIRSARQSIYIANSYFLPDRLATQELVAARRRGVEVKILVPGRWIDVGVVQAVSRESYGPLLAAGVEIYEYQPTMMHVKAMVVDGVWSSIGSANFDNRSFAINNEMNLNVYSRDFAIELEGAFFADLAESRPVTAGEWLKRSAWQRLKGAVLAPIEAYL, from the coding sequence ATGCTGCATTTTCCTCGTTACCAGAACACGGCCCTCGCCAGGGGGCTGATGATCCTGCTGGCTTGCCTGGCAGCGGGCGGCTGTGCCCATCGGGTGGACGGCCGCCTGCACTATGTCACGCCCGCGCCGGCGGGCGTGCATGCGCCCGAGTTCCGGCGCGCGGCGGAGGCCCTGGGGCAGGCGGAGATCATCGACGGCAACCAGGTCGAGTTGCTGCAGAACGGCGATGAAATCTTCCCCACCATGTTGCGCGCCATCGCCCAGGCCCGGCACACCATCAATTTCGAGACCTATATCTTCTGGTCCGGCAAGGTGGCCCAGCGCTTTGCCGACGCGCTCGCCGAACGCGCCCGCGCCGGCGTGCAGGTCAACGTGCTCCTGGACGCGGTCGGCTCCCGCAAGATCTCGCCGCAGCAGCTGGCGCAGATGGAGGCGGCGGGCTGCCAGGTGGCGTGGTTTCACCCGGCGCGCCTGCGCACCATGGGGCGCCTGAACGACCGAACCCATCGCCGCATCCTGGTGGTGGACGGCCGGGTGGGCTTCACCGGCAGCGTGGGCATCGCCGACCCCTGGCGCGGGCGGGCGCAGAGCCCCGATCACTGGCGCGATACCCAGGTGCGGGTCACGGGTCCGGCGGTGGCGCGGATGCAGGCGGCGTTCGCCGAGGATTGGCAGGAGGCCACGGGCCGGGTCTTTGCCGGCGATGCCTACTATCCCCCCCTGAGCCGGACGGCGGATCATCCGGTGCAGGTGGTCAAGAGCTCGCCGGCGGGCAGCGGCGCGCCCACCATCCGCATGCTCTTCGACCTGGCCATCCGCTCGGCGCGCCAGTCCATCTACATTGCCAACTCGTACTTTCTGCCGGATCGTCTGGCCACTCAGGAACTGGTGGCGGCCCGGCGCCGCGGTGTGGAGGTCAAGATCCTGGTGCCGGGCCGCTGGATCGACGTGGGCGTGGTGCAGGCGGTGAGCCGGGAGAGCTACGGGCCGCTGCTGGCGGCGGGGGTGGAGATCTACGAATACCAGCCGACCATGATGCACGTGAAGGCCATGGTGGTGGATGGCGTGTGGTCGAGCATCGGCTCAGCCAACTTCGACAACCGCTCCTTCGCCATCAACAACGAGATGAACCTTAACGTCTACAGCCGGGATTTCGCCATCGAACTCGAAGGCGCGTTTTTCGCGGATCTGGCCGAGAGTCGACCGGTCACCGCCGGGGAATGGCTGAAACGCTCCGCCTGGCAGCGCTTGAAGGGTGCCGTGCTGGCGCCGATCGAGGCCTATCTGTAG
- a CDS encoding class I SAM-dependent methyltransferase yields the protein MPLTPATYDSWYQGPRGAWVGETEYRLLERLLAPRPGESLLDVGCGTGYFTRRFVADSKLRVTGVDPDAPFLGYARAHAVAGEQYLPGDARALPFADGSFDLCLSVTALCFIREQHQALAEMLRVTRRRFAIGLLNRRSLLYRRKGRGGGQGAYHGAHWHTQREIRTLLGDLPATDLVLRSAVFLPHGGTLAHIVETLLPAYLPWGAFLVVAGNKRAEHPAPPLGPGDEIFTQAPAT from the coding sequence GTGCCGCTGACCCCCGCCACCTACGATTCCTGGTATCAAGGGCCGCGCGGCGCCTGGGTCGGCGAAACCGAATACCGGCTCCTCGAACGCCTGCTCGCCCCACGGCCAGGCGAGTCACTGCTCGATGTCGGCTGCGGCACCGGCTACTTTACCCGGCGCTTCGTCGCCGATTCCAAGCTGCGGGTCACCGGCGTCGATCCCGACGCTCCCTTCCTGGGCTATGCCCGAGCGCATGCCGTGGCAGGGGAGCAGTACCTGCCAGGCGATGCCCGCGCCCTGCCCTTTGCCGACGGCAGCTTTGATCTCTGCCTCTCCGTCACCGCCTTATGTTTCATCCGCGAGCAGCACCAAGCACTGGCGGAAATGCTGCGGGTAACCCGCCGCCGTTTCGCCATCGGCCTGCTCAACCGCCGCAGCCTGCTCTACCGGCGCAAGGGACGCGGTGGCGGGCAGGGGGCCTACCACGGTGCCCACTGGCATACGCAACGGGAGATCAGAACTTTGCTTGGCGACCTGCCTGCAACGGATTTGGTGCTGCGCAGTGCAGTATTTCTGCCGCATGGCGGAACCCTGGCGCATATTGTGGAGACACTCCTGCCTGCTTATTTGCCCTGGGGCGCTTTCCTGGTGGTGGCGGGCAACAAAAGGGCGGAGCACCCGGCTCCGCCCCTAGGTCCCGGCGATGAGATTTTCACGCAGGCCCCGGCGACCTGA